From a single Chiloscyllium punctatum isolate Juve2018m chromosome 29, sChiPun1.3, whole genome shotgun sequence genomic region:
- the tunar gene encoding protein TUNAR, which produces MVIVEHIEETRIVCLPEPEDEDKEERILAMLGISGTILNLLVIIFVYIYTTL; this is translated from the coding sequence ATGGTGATCGTCGAACACATCGAGGAGACGAGGATTGTTTGCCTTCCAGAGCCTGAGGATGAAGACAAGGAGGAGAGGATTCTGGCCATGCTCGGGATCAGTGGAACAATcctcaatctcctggttattataTTTGTCTACATTTACACAACCTTGTAA